The sequence CCTTTACCGATGCGGTAAAAAAAGGGGATCTGGCGCTGGCACGCAAGTTGTACGCGCCGACTCGCCAACATTACGAGCGTATCGAGCCGATTGCTGAACTGTTCTCCGATTTGGATGGCAGCATTGATGCCCGTGAAGATGATTTTGAGCAGAAAGCCGCCGATCCGAAATTTACCGGGTTTCATCGGTTAGAGAAGATCTTGTTTGGCGACAACACCACCAAAGGTGCCGACAAATTTGCTGATCAGCTCTATCTGGACACCTTAGAGCTGCAAAAACGCATTACTGGCCTGACATTTGCGCCGAACAAAGTGGTTGGCGGAGCGGCGGGCTTAATTGAGGAAGTTGCGGCCAGCAAAATCAGCGGTGAAGAAGATCGTTACAGCCGCACGGATTTGTGGGATTTCCAAGCCAATGTTGATGGCGCACAGAAAATTGTCAATCTACTGCGGCCACTGCTGGAAAAAGCGGATAAGCCACTACTGCAAAAAATTGATGCCAACTTCAAAACGGTTGATGGCGTATTGGCGAAATACCGCACCAAAGAGGGCTATGAGTCCTACGAGAAGCTAACGGATGCTGATCGCAATGCAATGAAAGGGCCAATCACGGCGCTGGCGGAAGATCTGGCTCAGCTCCGTGGTGTATTAGGTCTGGATTGAGGCGTTAACGATGAGTCAGAAAACCGGCCCGAAACACGGGCCGTATCAGCAAGATAATGGGGCGGCCTTGCCGTCCCGTCGGCGTTTACTGCTGGGGATGGGGGTGATGAGTAGCGCACTGGCGCTTGGTGGAGCAAAAGTCGCCCGTGCGGTGGAGTGCCCAGCATCTGAGGCGCAACCCGCCCTAGATGAGCGCTGGCAGAAACAGCCCTTTTACGGTCAGCATCAATCCGGCGTGTTAACGCCACAACAGGCGGCGATGATGCTGGTGGCGTTTGATGTGCTGGCAACTGATAAAGCCGCACTGACCCGCTTATTCAAGCTATTGACCGAGCGTATTGCCTTTTTGACGACCGGCGGGCATGCGCCCTCAGTTAATGCCAAATTGCCCCCGCTGGACTCCGGAATTATGGGGCCAGAGATCTACCCAGATAACCTGACCATCACGGTTTCGGTCGGTGATTCGCTGTTTGATGAGCGCTTTGATTTGCAGGGGCAAAAACCACTGCGGCTTCAGCGAATGACTCGTTTCCCCAATGATTCGTTGGATGCGGGCTTGTGTCATGGCGATCTGATGCTGCAAATTTGCGCCAATACTAATGAAACCGTGATTCATGCACTGCGCGATATCATCAAGCACTCACCAGATCTGCTCAGTGTGCGCTGGAAGCGGGAGGGGTTTATCTCGGCTCATTCTGCACGTAGCAAAGGCAAAGAGACGCCAATCAATTTATTGGGGTTTAAAGATGGCACTGCGAATCCCAAAACCAGTGATAAGCCGCTGATCAATCAGGTGGTCTGGGTTCAGGAAAATGCGGGCGAACCCGCATGGGCGGTCGGGGGGAGCTATCAGGCGGCGCGCATTATCCGCTTCAAAGTGGAGTTTTGGGATCGCACGCCATTGCAGGAGCAGCAAACCATTTTCGGCCGTGATAAGCACAGTGGTGCGCCTTTGGGCATGGTGCATGAGCATGATGAGCCGGACTACACCAAAGACCCTGATGGCAAAGTGATTCAGTTGGATGCGCATATTCGTCTGGCAAATCCACGCACCGCAGAAACCCAGAGTAACCTGATGCTGCGCCGTGGCTACAGCTACTCGCTAGGTGTCTCAAATTCGGGGCAGTTGGATATGGGGTTGCTGTTTGTCTGCTATCAGTCTGATTTGGAAAAAGCCTTCCTGACCGTGCAAAAACGGCTGAACGGCGAGGCATTGGAAGAGTACATTAAGCCGATTGGTGGCGGGTATTTCTTCACCTTACCGGGGGTGGTGGATGCCAATCACTATCTGGCTCAAGGTCTGCTCGATGCGTAAAGCTGTTCGCTGATATACCCGTCATACTTCAAGCTGCATGTGCGTTGGCTGCCTTCGTTCACCCCAGTCACTGACTCATGTAAGCTCCTGGGGACTCGCTCAGTTGCCGCCTTCCTGCAACTCGAATTATTTAGGGTATGTACATAATAGAGCACCGCTTCCACGCGGTGCTTTTTCGTTACGGTATTTGTCTAGCTCTTCAACTTGGCGGTAATCTTCGCCACATGCTCACCTTGGAAGCGGGCAATTGCCAGCTCTTCAGCACTGGGTTGACGGGAGCCATCACCGCC comes from Yersinia mollaretii ATCC 43969 and encodes:
- the efeO gene encoding iron uptake system protein EfeO — its product is MSNRFFRRTALQVALLALPALAINAQAADIPQVKITVNDKQCEPMALTIPAGKTQFIVHNVSQKGLEWEILKGVMVVEERENIAPGFTQKMTANLEPGEYDMTCGLLSNPKGKLTVTAAAGAEAAVKPDAMALVGPIAEYKVYVTQEVAQLVTQTKAFTDAVKKGDLALARKLYAPTRQHYERIEPIAELFSDLDGSIDAREDDFEQKAADPKFTGFHRLEKILFGDNTTKGADKFADQLYLDTLELQKRITGLTFAPNKVVGGAAGLIEEVAASKISGEEDRYSRTDLWDFQANVDGAQKIVNLLRPLLEKADKPLLQKIDANFKTVDGVLAKYRTKEGYESYEKLTDADRNAMKGPITALAEDLAQLRGVLGLD
- the efeB gene encoding iron uptake transporter deferrochelatase/peroxidase subunit translates to MSQKTGPKHGPYQQDNGAALPSRRRLLLGMGVMSSALALGGAKVARAVECPASEAQPALDERWQKQPFYGQHQSGVLTPQQAAMMLVAFDVLATDKAALTRLFKLLTERIAFLTTGGHAPSVNAKLPPLDSGIMGPEIYPDNLTITVSVGDSLFDERFDLQGQKPLRLQRMTRFPNDSLDAGLCHGDLMLQICANTNETVIHALRDIIKHSPDLLSVRWKREGFISAHSARSKGKETPINLLGFKDGTANPKTSDKPLINQVVWVQENAGEPAWAVGGSYQAARIIRFKVEFWDRTPLQEQQTIFGRDKHSGAPLGMVHEHDEPDYTKDPDGKVIQLDAHIRLANPRTAETQSNLMLRRGYSYSLGVSNSGQLDMGLLFVCYQSDLEKAFLTVQKRLNGEALEEYIKPIGGGYFFTLPGVVDANHYLAQGLLDA